AGAGCGCGCTGCTGCAGGACGTCGCGCGGGTGCGGGGGGTGCTGGAGGAGATCAAGGCGCTGGGGATCACGGTGGCCCTGGATGATTTCGGGACGGGGTACTCCAGCTTGAGTTACCTGCATGCGCTGCCGATCGACCTGCTCAAGATCGACCGGTCGTTCATGCCGTCCGCGCAGCGGCCGGTGCACACGATCCTGAGTGCGATCGTGGGGTTGGGGCAGGCGCTGGGTCTGCACGTGATCGCGGAGGGCGTGGAGACGCAGGAGCAGCAGGACCTGCTGCTGGACCTGGGGTGCGAGCGGGCGCAGGGGTTCCTGTACGCGCGGCCGATGAGTGCCGAGCAGGTGGACGCGTGGCGTCAGGACCGTCCGGTGCGGCGGTGATGGCCGCGCTGGGGCGCGGCCGTGCGGATCGGAGCGAGGCGTCACGAGTTCCGGCCCTTCATGGACGAGGACCTGCGCGCCGACGCGTGGCGCGCCTGGCGGGACGACCTGATCATGGACGGCCGCAGCCTCGACGACGCGGAGGACTGGCTGGATATGGTGTTCGTGCAGCAAGTATCTGGACAGAATGGTGTGCAACTCAGCTGACGTCTTCCGGCCCTTCCCGGTCACGGGCTGTATCGGGGCGTCCGTGAGTCTTCTGACAGGGGGCAGCTCCTACACTCGCCGCTATGAGTGCCGACGACCCGCCCCCCTCCGAGGCCGCTCGCCTCGCGGCCCTCACGGCCTACCAGATCCTGGACACTCCCCCTGACGCGGTCTACGACCGGATCGTTCGCCTGGCCAGCGCCGTCTTCCGCACCCCCATGGGCCTCGTCTGTGTCGTGGACGCACAGCGGCAATGGTTCTCCGCCTGTCACGGCCTGGATTTCCGCGAGAGGTCGCGGGCTCTCTCCTGCTTTCCGCATGCTCTGGAGCATGCCGGGGTGCTCGTCATTCCAGACGCGCGGCTTGATCACCGGTTCGCGCACCATCCGCTGGTCACGGGTGATCCACACATCCGGTTTTACGCCGGTGCACTCCTGATCACTCCAGCTGGGGAGTCACTGGGCACCCTCTGTGTTCTGGACCGCGCGCCTCGCGCGCCCCTGACCCCAGAGGAGTATCAGGTGCTCCAGCACCTGGCCGACAGTGTGGTGAGCGAGCTGGAACTGCACCGCACTGTGACCCAGCTCGCCCACCGGGAGGCGGTCAATGCCGCGGTCCTCCACTCCTCGTTGGACGCCGTCATCGTGATGAATGAGCAGGGGCGGATCACCGAATGGAATCCGGCCGCCGAGCGGCTGTTCGGGTACGCCCGCGCGGAGGTGCTCGGTGAGGATCTGGGCGACCATATCATCCCACCGGACTTGCGCGCCGCCCACCGCCGGGGGCTCGCGCACTACTTGAAGACGGGCGAAGGGCCCGTCCTGGGACACCGCATTCAGTTGATGGCCCTCCGGCGGGACGGCCAGACTTTTCCGTGTGAACTGGCCATCACGCCACTGGACCTGCCGGATGAACGCCTGTTCACAGCGGCGCTCCGTGACCTCACGGAGATCACGGCCACGCAAGACGCGCTCGAAGGCAGCCACCGCCTCCTCCGGGCGGTCGTGGACACCGTTCCGGAGACGATTTTCGTCAAGGATCAGCACCGCCGGTACACCATGATCAATCAGGCGGGCGCGGCCCAGATTGGTCGTCCCATCGAGGCCATCCTGGGGCAGACGGATGAGGACTTGTTTGCTCCCCCAGTGGCCACGGCCTCACGCCACCGTGACGAGCAGGTCCTGACGGGCCAGGCGGACACTTATGAAGTGACTGATCAGCTTCCGATCGGTGAAGAACGGACGTTCTGGTCAACGAAAATACCCGTGTTTGGGAGTGAGGGCGTCCCCACGGGGCTGATTGGCGTCGCCATCGACATCACGGACCGGAAGATGGCTGAGACGACGATCCAGCTGCATAACGTGCGCCTGCAAAGTCAGATTGAGGCGGCGCAACTGGAGGTGTTGGAGCGCCTGGCGCGGGCCGCGGAGTGCCGGGATGACGATACGGGTGAGCACATGGCCCGGGTGGGGACCACAGCGGCGAGGCTCGCGGCGTATCTCGGACTCCCGGACGTCGAGGTGCACCTGATCCGGCGCGCCGCGCCCCTGCACGATGTCGGCAAGATCGGCATTCCGGACAGCATCTTGTTCAAACCGGGCCGACTCACGCCGGAGGAATTCGGGATTGTGATGACGCACTGCACCATTGGGTCCAGCATTATGGCGGGCGGGCAGAGCCCGTTGGTGGTGGTGGCTGAAGAGATTGCGCGCACGCATCATGAGCGGTGGGATGGGGGCGGGTATCCGGCGGGCCTGCGGGGCGAGGCGATTCCGATCAGTGGCCGTATCGTGGCTGTGGCGGATGTGCTGGACGCTCTGATGAGTGAGCGGCCGTATAAGCGGGCGTGGTCGCAGGCGGCGGCGCTGGCGGAGATTCAGGCGCAGGCCGGGCGGCATTTCGATCCGCAGGTGGTGGCCGCCTTGACGCAGGTGCTCGGTTCGTCCGTGGGTCTGAACTCAGGTCTGGAGGTGGCGGCCCCTGATGTGGGGAAGACGGTGCAGTGATGGGAGCACGCTCCTGCGGGCACGACGCGTCAGCGTCACAGCCTCTGGAAGAACGGCACGATCAGTTGCCACCGACCTCGTCCATGCCAGACTGTTCCTCCAGATCCTGCCCTCCTGACTCTCTCGGGAGGGCAGGATCGCGAACTATTCGCAGGGCAGTGAGCTGCACCTCATGCGCGCCGCTCACCCGACCTGGTCGCCGCTCCATTCGAGATCGGCGGGCTGCATCCATTCCACCCGGTCCCGTCCGCCCTCCTTCGCGGCGTACAGTCGCGCGTCCGCGAGCCGTACCCAGTCCTCTCGTGATCCGACTTCGGCATTTGTGGCGCCTCCCACGCTCACCGTGACCCTCACGCCCCCACTCAGGGCCTGGGCCCGTACGCTCTCGACCAGTTCTGCTGCGACGCGCCTGCTGTCCTGCCCGCCAGGGATGAGGATCAGGAACTCTTCGCCACCCCACCGGCCTACCCACCCCTGAGCGCCGACCACTTGGGCTAACCGGTCTGCGACGTCTCGCAGCACCTGGTCTCCCACGTCGTGTCCGAGCTGATCGTTGATGCGTTTGAAGCGGTCCAGGTCAACCAGAAGGAGCGCGGCGCCCAGCGTGTCCGGCCACGCCAGGTGCACGCGTGACATCATGGCCCGCCGGTTCTCCAGCCCCGTGAGGGCATCGGTGTTGGCCAGACGTTCGAGTATCGTCGCTTCTGCCCGCTCGAGGCTGATGTTCCGCCCGAACGTGCAGAGGTGCGCGGTGAGCAGGCCGGCGAGGACCAGATTCCAGAACAGGGCGTATGGTCCGCCATGGATGATCAGTTCGGCTCCCACTACTGTGAGC
The genomic region above belongs to Deinococcus sedimenti and contains:
- a CDS encoding PAS domain S-box protein, which gives rise to MSADDPPPSEAARLAALTAYQILDTPPDAVYDRIVRLASAVFRTPMGLVCVVDAQRQWFSACHGLDFRERSRALSCFPHALEHAGVLVIPDARLDHRFAHHPLVTGDPHIRFYAGALLITPAGESLGTLCVLDRAPRAPLTPEEYQVLQHLADSVVSELELHRTVTQLAHREAVNAAVLHSSLDAVIVMNEQGRITEWNPAAERLFGYARAEVLGEDLGDHIIPPDLRAAHRRGLAHYLKTGEGPVLGHRIQLMALRRDGQTFPCELAITPLDLPDERLFTAALRDLTEITATQDALEGSHRLLRAVVDTVPETIFVKDQHRRYTMINQAGAAQIGRPIEAILGQTDEDLFAPPVATASRHRDEQVLTGQADTYEVTDQLPIGEERTFWSTKIPVFGSEGVPTGLIGVAIDITDRKMAETTIQLHNVRLQSQIEAAQLEVLERLARAAECRDDDTGEHMARVGTTAARLAAYLGLPDVEVHLIRRAAPLHDVGKIGIPDSILFKPGRLTPEEFGIVMTHCTIGSSIMAGGQSPLVVVAEEIARTHHERWDGGGYPAGLRGEAIPISGRIVAVADVLDALMSERPYKRAWSQAAALAEIQAQAGRHFDPQVVAALTQVLGSSVGLNSGLEVAAPDVGKTVQ
- a CDS encoding GGDEF domain-containing protein → MKLKAGGNALKEPVDHTPQRSAHPHPTSHVWQSAQRWRLTEAQRRTVYLWVCALAAATQFVAALVILMMDASTPLWWPVVGGGLCLAAWILLWSRRLPWQWVDSGLLLTASVLVTTQIATHKGPLPADMLFGCVFLLLAAFSILPLKLAFGYMAGLLTVVGAELIIHGGPYALFWNLVLAGLLTAHLCTFGRNISLERAEATILERLANTDALTGLENRRAMMSRVHLAWPDTLGAALLLVDLDRFKRINDQLGHDVGDQVLRDVADRLAQVVGAQGWVGRWGGEEFLILIPGGQDSRRVAAELVESVRAQALSGGVRVTVSVGGATNAEVGSREDWVRLADARLYAAKEGGRDRVEWMQPADLEWSGDQVG